A section of the Oncorhynchus tshawytscha isolate Ot180627B linkage group LG09, Otsh_v2.0, whole genome shotgun sequence genome encodes:
- the LOC112257927 gene encoding malate dehydrogenase, mitochondrial, producing MFSRIARPTLCIANRSLTTSSQNNAKVAVLGASGGIGQPLSLLLKNSPLVGELSLFDIAHTPGVAADLSHIETRAHVTGYMGPDQLNAALKGCDVVVIPAGVPRKPGMTRDDLFNTNATIVATLADAVARNCPEAMICIIANPVNSTIPITSEVMKKYGVYNPNRVFGVTTLDIVRANAFVAELKGLDPARVNVPVIGGHAGKTIIPLISQATPKVEFPADQLSALTARIQDAGTEVVKAKAGAGSATLSMAYAGARFTFSVLDAMNGKEGVVECAYVRSEETECKYFSTPLLLGKHGIEKNLGLGKLSAFEENLVADAIGELKGSIKKGEDFVANMK from the exons ATGTTTTCCCGCATTGCAAGACCCACACTTTGCATTGCTAACAGAAGCTTAACCACCTCCTCACAG aacaatGCGAAGGTGGCAGTGCTGGGTGCGTCCGGCGGTATTGGCCAGCCTCTCTCACTGCTCCTAAAGAACAGTCCTCTGGTGGGCGAACTGTCTCTCTTTGACATTGCCCACACACCTGGAGTGGCAGCTGACCTCAGCCACATCGAGACCAGGGCCCACGTCACTG GTTACATGGGTCCAGACCAGTTGAACGCTGCACTGAAAGGCTGTGATGTCGTTGTCATCCCCGCTGGTGTCCCAAGAAAACCTG GCATGACCCGTGATGATCTGTTCAACACCAATGCCACCATCGTGGCCACACTGGCCGACGCCGTCGCCCGCAACTGCCCCGAGGCCATGATCTGCATCATCGCCAACCCT GTCAACTCCACTATTCCCATCACATCAGAGGTCATGAAGAAGTATGGCGTCTACAACCCCAATAGAGTGTTTGGAGTCACAACATTGGACATCGTCAGAGCCAACGCTTTCGTTGCAGAGCTGAAA GGCCTTGACCCAGCACGTGTCAATGTACCAGTGATTGGAGGTCATGCAGGAAAAACTATTATTCCTCTCATCTCACAG GCAACACCCAAAGTGGAGTTCCCAGCCGACCAGTTGTCTGCTCTGACTGCTAGGATCCAGGATGCTGGCACTGAGGTTGTGAAGGCCAAGGCTGGAGCAG GCTCTGCTACGTTGTCCATGGCCTACGCTGGGGCTAGGTTCACCTTCTCTGTCCTGGACGCCATGAACGGAAAGGAGGGAGTCGTAGAGTGTGCGTATGTAAGGTCAGAAGAGACCGAATGCAAATacttctccacacctctcctccttgGT AAACACGGAATTGAGAAGAACCTTGGACTGGGCAAGCTGTCAGCCTTTGAGGAGAATCTGGTGGCTGATGCCATTGGTGAGCTGAAGGGCTCCATCAAGAAGGGCGAGGATTTTGTTGCTAATATGAAGTGA